In Plodia interpunctella isolate USDA-ARS_2022_Savannah chromosome 19, ilPloInte3.2, whole genome shotgun sequence, a genomic segment contains:
- the LOC128678389 gene encoding organic cation transporter protein-like: MNEICMKSISDHWLDQEAGETEKMETKTEEYSEKSPPDKMAAAIGDIGKWQILILIFASIPTKMSAVWQQISIIYLAPKTTFWCTDALNEKVMNSTCYKNCSNYEYYSEFENTIISEWDLICGRAWLANFNQMMCMFGVLVGSAAYGFISDRCGRRPAIIMAAMTQMVCGMIIPFSPDYWTFTVVRFIIGTSTAGLMVVSFVIILEIAGPGKRELMTGLYQIPISLGEMVMPVYSYYLRSWDQFTLGLGITQLIFVTYIFVIPETPKWLISVGKLEEASKVMKKAARINNLPTENMLQIAKEISDESKSRQEKSASKATYLDLIRIPSLRMRNLCSCLVWFILGLSFYGGNQYIGQTSSNTFLSIVLAGALQIPGLIIAGILYKRYGRRYTAIGFFIVCAISNGLLVLPDDYFYIKLVVGATAVSCAAGGYSVLYTFTSELFPTVVRNMAVGASSTMSRVGSMLAPFVAGASGAFWIAPTVFAIAPLIAATAVWFLPETRGKKLTDHLNEC; this comes from the exons ATGAACGAAATTTGCATGAAAAGCATTAGTGATCACTGGCTTGATCAAGAAGCAGGAGAAACGGAAAAAATGGAAACAAAAACTGAAGAATACAGTGAAAAATCTCCTCCAGACAAAATGGCAGCAGCAATTGGAGATATAGGGAAATGGCAGATACTAATACTTATATTTGCATCGATTCCAACGAAAATGTCAGCCGTGTGGCAACAGATATCCATCATATACCTAGCGCCAAAGACAACGTTTTGGTGTACGGACGCATTGAACGAGAAAGTAATGAACTCaacttgttataaaaattgtagtaattatgaatattactCGGAGTTCGAGAATACTATAATTTCGGAGTGGGACCTGATCTGTGGGAGAGCTTGGTTGGCGAATTTTAACCAAATGATGTGTATGTTCGGTGTGTTAGTTGGAAGCGCCGCATATGGATTCATTTCTGATag ATGCGGCCGTCGGCCGGCCATCATCATGGCCGCCATGACACAGATGGTGTGCGGCATGATCATCCCCTTCTCTCCCGACTACTGGACCTTCACTGTGGTCAGATTCATCATTGGAACATCCACGGCGGGACTCATGGTGGTCTCCTTTGTCATCATTCTTGAAATAG CTGGACCAGGGAAACGGGAACTGATGACGGGCCTGTATCAAATACCGATATCATTAGGTGAGATGGTGATGCCAGTGTACTCTTACTACCTGAGGAGCTGGGACCAGTTCACCCTGGGGTTAGGGATAACGCAGCTGATATTCGTGACATACATCTTCGTCATACCGGAGACGCCGAAGTGGCTCATCTCGGTTGGAAAGCTGGAGGAGGCCAGCAAAGTCATGAAGAAGGCAGCCAGAat aaacaACTTACCAACAGAAAACATGCTCCAAATAGCAAAGGAGATATCGGATGAATCCAAATCCAGACAGGAGAAGTCAGCCAGCAAAGCTACGTATCTGGACCTCATCAGGATTCCATCATTGAGGATGAGGAATTTGTGCTCGTGTTTGGTCTGGTTCATACTAGGACTGAGTTTTTATGGCGGGAATCAGTATATAGGACAGACTAGctctaatacatttttgtctaTTGTATTGGCTGGGGCATTACag ATTCCCGGACTGATAATAGCTGGAATACTCTACAAGCGATACGGACGGCGGTACACTGCGATAGGCTTTTTCATCGTCTGCGCCATCTCCAATGGTCTGCTGGTCTTGCCCGATGACTACTTCTACATAAAACTGGTGGTTGGAGCGACGGCTGTCAGTTGTGCAGCTGGGGGATACAGCgtttt GTACACGTTCACATCCGAGTTGTTTCCGACAGTAGTTCGCAACATGGCGGTGGGCGCCTCATCCACCATGTCCAGAGTGGGGTCAATGCTGGCCCCGTTCGTGGCCGGGGCCAGCGGGGCCTTTTGGATAGCTCCAACTGTGTTCGCAATTGCGCCCTTGATAGCTGCAACAGCCGTGTGGTTTTTACCAGAGACCAGGGGCAAGAAGCTGACTGATCACTTGAATGAATGCTGA
- the LOC128678395 gene encoding uncharacterized protein LOC128678395: MASCLKATLVIILIILIFYEVNSLKMIFQQLKVTYANDKYIKEGNANIRHYRRNGDYYINIWGTINHTWANNITIHVIVTEFLHNEYRRSFIEFHYKLCDLINHEPMFGQMLVKKGVVCPLPKGQYKLMNMTVQS, encoded by the exons ATGGCTTCGTGCTTGAAGGCGacattagttattattttaataattttaatattttatgaggtgaat AGCCTAAAGATGATTTTTCAACAGTTGAAAGTAACATACGcgaatgataaatatattaaggaGGGAAATGCCAACATCAGACACTACAGGCGTAATGGTGATTATTACATTAACATCTGGGGCACTATCAACCACACGTGGGCTAATAATATTACT ATACATGTGATTGTAACGGAGTTTCTCCACAACGAGTACAGAAGGTCTTTCATCGAGTTCCACTACAAGCTGTGTGATCTGATCAACCATGAGCCCATGTTTGGTCAAATGCTCGTCAAGAAGGGAGTCGTGTGTCCTTTACCTAAG GGACAATACAAGCTGATGAACATGACTGTTCAGTCTTAG
- the LOC128678392 gene encoding uncharacterized protein LOC128678392 isoform X1 yields MVSTQICRCISHDACLPRLLTKTILIFTLNCLDIIPESVKITYVNNKFVDEVYANIRRYSRSGSYYINLWGSIKHTWANNISVHIVTTEFLHNEYRRSFIEFHYKFCDFINKEPMIGQMFVLKGVVCPLPKGEYRLMNMTVQSQHFPNRWPFEKGGADVNVTTTYTKEVVASGYIHLKFKQDKKKN; encoded by the exons ATGGTATCCACTCAGATATGTCGTTGCATAAGCCACGACGCCTGTCTTCCGCGGTTGCTGACGAAAACAATACTCATATTCACattaaat TGTTTAGATATTATTCCGGAGTCTGTGAAAATCACATACGTAAACAACAAGTTCGTAGATGAGGTCTACGCCAACATCAGACGGTATTCGAGAAGCGGTTCATACTATATCAACCTTTGGGGGAGCATCAAACATACTTGGGCTAACAATATCTCT GTGCATATTGTAACAACGGAGTTCCTCCACAACGAGTACCGACGGTCGTTCATCGAATTCCACTACAAATTTTGCGATTTTATCAACAAGGAACCCATGATTGGCCAAATGTTTGTCCTGAAGGGCGTGGTGTGTCCTTTACCTAAG GGTGAATATCGCCTGATGAACATGACGGTCCAATCCCAACACTTCCCCAACCGCTGGCCGTTCGAGAAAGGCGGGGCTGATGTCAACGTCACAACTACATATACCAAGGAAGTTGTTGCATCGGGCTACATACACCTGAAGTTTAAACAGgataagaagaaaaattaa
- the LOC128678393 gene encoding uncharacterized protein LOC128678393, translating into MIPESVKIIYVNNKFIDEVYANIRRYSRNGPYYFNLWGSIKQTWTNNISVHIVMTEFLHNEYRRSFIEFNYKFCDLINKEPMIGKMLALKGVVCPAPKGEYRLMNMTVQSQHFPNRWPFEKGGADVNVTTTHTKEIVAFGYVHLKFKQDNKKN; encoded by the exons ATGATTCCGGAGTctgtgaaaattatatacgTAAACAATAAGTTCATAGATGAAGTTTACGCCAACATTAGACGGTATTCGAGAAACGGTCCATACTACTTCAACCTTTGGGGGAGCATCAAACAAACTTGGACTAACAATATATCT GTGCATATAGTGATGACGGAGTTCCTCCACAACGAGTACCGACGGTCGTTTATCGAATTCAACTACAAATTTTGCGATTTGATCAACAAGGAACCCATGATTGGCAAAATGCTTGCCCTGAAGGGCGTGGTGTGTCCTGCACCTAAG GGTGAATATCGCCTGATGAACATGACGGTCCAATCCCAACACTTCCCCAACCGCTGGCCGTTCGAGAAAGGCGGGGCTGATGTCAACGTCACAACTACACATACCAAGGAAATTGTTGCATTTGGCTACGTACACTTGAAGTTTAAACAAGATaacaagaaaaattaa
- the LOC128678392 gene encoding uncharacterized protein LOC128678392 isoform X2: MSLGIILKFNVVVIFIVGAICLDIIPESVKITYVNNKFVDEVYANIRRYSRSGSYYINLWGSIKHTWANNISVHIVTTEFLHNEYRRSFIEFHYKFCDFINKEPMIGQMFVLKGVVCPLPKGEYRLMNMTVQSQHFPNRWPFEKGGADVNVTTTYTKEVVASGYIHLKFKQDKKKN, from the exons ATGTCTTTAgggataattttaaaatttaatgtcgTTGTCATATTCATTGTTGGAGCAATA TGTTTAGATATTATTCCGGAGTCTGTGAAAATCACATACGTAAACAACAAGTTCGTAGATGAGGTCTACGCCAACATCAGACGGTATTCGAGAAGCGGTTCATACTATATCAACCTTTGGGGGAGCATCAAACATACTTGGGCTAACAATATCTCT GTGCATATTGTAACAACGGAGTTCCTCCACAACGAGTACCGACGGTCGTTCATCGAATTCCACTACAAATTTTGCGATTTTATCAACAAGGAACCCATGATTGGCCAAATGTTTGTCCTGAAGGGCGTGGTGTGTCCTTTACCTAAG GGTGAATATCGCCTGATGAACATGACGGTCCAATCCCAACACTTCCCCAACCGCTGGCCGTTCGAGAAAGGCGGGGCTGATGTCAACGTCACAACTACATATACCAAGGAAGTTGTTGCATCGGGCTACATACACCTGAAGTTTAAACAGgataagaagaaaaattaa